The following are encoded in a window of Streptomyces sp. 11x1 genomic DNA:
- a CDS encoding Rv2578c family radical SAM protein, whose translation MRWDHLAENPVTARDAALFGADMVTSRTFDTPEFRGMTFHEVRARTIVNRVPGASRMPFEWTVNPYRGCTHACVYCFARKTHSYLDLDTGLDFDSQIVVKINAPDLLRRQLASPRWHGEHIAMGTNVDCYQRAEGRYRLMPGIIAALRDHANPFSILTKGTLILRDLDVIRQAAEVTEVGISVSVGFTDPELWRTVEPGTPAPERRLDVVRAFTDVGIGCGVLMAPVLPFLSDHPDRLRATVRAIAASGATSVTPLVLHLRPGAREWYMAWLERHHPHLVRRYELLYAEGAYAPKWYQRQITRQVHELAQEYGMGPRRAELPRRAPAREPVAPEPVRDPEPTQLTLL comes from the coding sequence ATGCGCTGGGACCATCTGGCCGAGAACCCCGTCACGGCCCGGGACGCCGCGCTGTTCGGCGCGGACATGGTGACGAGCCGCACCTTCGACACTCCCGAGTTCCGCGGCATGACCTTCCACGAGGTCCGGGCCAGGACGATCGTGAACCGGGTGCCGGGCGCCTCGCGGATGCCGTTCGAATGGACGGTGAACCCGTACCGGGGCTGCACGCACGCGTGCGTCTACTGCTTCGCCCGCAAGACGCACAGCTATCTGGACCTCGACACGGGCCTCGACTTCGACTCCCAGATCGTGGTGAAGATCAACGCCCCCGACCTGCTGCGCCGGCAGCTCGCCTCACCGCGCTGGCACGGCGAGCACATCGCCATGGGCACCAACGTGGACTGCTACCAGCGCGCCGAGGGCCGCTACCGTCTGATGCCGGGCATCATCGCCGCCCTGCGCGATCACGCGAACCCCTTCTCGATCCTGACGAAGGGCACGCTGATCCTGCGCGACCTGGATGTGATCCGACAGGCCGCGGAGGTCACCGAGGTCGGCATCTCGGTCTCCGTCGGCTTCACCGACCCCGAGCTGTGGCGCACGGTCGAGCCGGGCACGCCCGCCCCCGAGCGCCGACTCGACGTGGTGCGGGCCTTCACCGACGTCGGCATCGGCTGCGGGGTGCTGATGGCCCCCGTGCTCCCCTTCCTCAGCGACCACCCCGACCGGCTGCGCGCCACCGTGCGGGCGATCGCCGCCTCCGGCGCCACCTCGGTGACCCCCCTGGTGCTGCATCTGCGGCCCGGCGCCCGCGAGTGGTACATGGCCTGGCTGGAACGCCACCACCCCCATCTCGTACGGCGGTACGAGCTGCTGTACGCGGAGGGCGCCTACGCCCCCAAGTGGTACCAGCGGCAGATCACCCGTCAGGTCCACGAGCTGGCCCAGGAGTACGGCATGGGACCCCGGCGCGCGGAGCTGCCGCGACGGGCACCCGCGCGCGAGCCGGTCGCACCGGAACCGGTACGGGACCCGGAACCGACACAGCTGACGCTGCTCTGA
- a CDS encoding GNAT family N-acetyltransferase codes for MNDTPHDLGVREMTPADCRPVAEIRVAGWRTAYAGLVPRSYLDAMRVTEDAERRRELLLKPGNPVVNLVAERAGEIVGWAAYGPYRDGEVRTEDAELYALYVHPGHWGGGVGAALLRTCAERCEAVGHDRMLLWVLKDNVRARRFYEHHGFTPDGMEEPFEVEGVEVPEVRYARHR; via the coding sequence ATGAACGACACCCCCCATGACCTCGGCGTCCGTGAAATGACGCCGGCCGACTGCCGTCCCGTGGCGGAGATACGGGTGGCGGGCTGGCGGACCGCGTACGCCGGGCTCGTACCCCGGTCGTACCTCGACGCGATGCGGGTGACCGAGGACGCGGAACGACGGCGCGAGCTGCTCCTGAAGCCCGGCAACCCTGTGGTGAACCTGGTCGCCGAGCGGGCCGGCGAAATCGTCGGCTGGGCGGCGTACGGCCCCTACCGCGACGGCGAAGTCCGTACCGAGGACGCCGAGTTGTACGCGCTCTACGTCCACCCCGGCCACTGGGGCGGCGGGGTCGGCGCGGCGCTTCTGCGCACGTGCGCCGAACGCTGCGAGGCCGTCGGCCACGACCGGATGCTCCTGTGGGTGCTGAAGGACAACGTCCGGGCCCGCCGCTTCTACGAACACCACGGCTTCACGCCGGACGGCATGGAGGAGCCCTTCGAGGTGGAGGGGGTGGAAGTTCCCGAGGTTCGTTACGCACGACACCGCTGA
- a CDS encoding adenylosuccinate lyase — MDEELRSLTERVRGESGGSAEWERLVTTESTDELAAVLTEPGQPLWARELAAFRLGVAGDRRAFEALVLLLNHRDPPRCASAAYALARLGDPRTARAAAALATNELRVAYALHPVRLLVELRAPEAVPALITTLRRRLGPHDPYRRVALACVEGLGALGDSRAEPVLKDALAHPRLAEAAVRALTRIPRQR; from the coding sequence ATGGACGAAGAGTTGCGATCACTCACGGAGCGTGTGCGGGGCGAGTCGGGAGGCTCGGCGGAATGGGAGCGGCTCGTCACGACCGAGTCCACGGACGAGTTGGCGGCGGTGCTCACCGAACCGGGGCAGCCGCTGTGGGCGCGGGAGTTGGCGGCGTTCAGGCTGGGGGTGGCGGGGGACCGCCGGGCCTTCGAGGCGCTGGTCCTGCTCCTCAACCACCGCGATCCCCCGCGGTGCGCCTCCGCCGCGTACGCGCTGGCCCGGCTCGGCGACCCGCGCACCGCGCGGGCGGCCGCCGCCCTCGCGACGAACGAACTCCGGGTCGCCTATGCCCTGCACCCCGTGCGGTTGCTCGTCGAGCTCCGGGCGCCCGAGGCGGTGCCGGCGCTGATCACCACGCTGCGGCGCCGCCTCGGTCCGCACGACCCCTACCGCCGGGTGGCCTTGGCCTGTGTGGAGGGGCTGGGGGCGTTGGGGGACAGCAGGGCCGAGCCCGTCCTGAAGGACGCCCTCGCCCATCCGAGGCTCGCGGAGGCGGCGGTGCGGGCGCTGACGCGAATTCCCCGCCAGCGGTAG
- a CDS encoding SRPBCC family protein has product MAQVEATTERVVAADAETVFDTLAEYNGAREKLMPQHFSEYEVREGGDGEGTLVHWKLQATSKRVRDCLLEVTEPSDGELVEKDRNSSMVTVWRVTPAGEGSSRVVVTTTWQGAGGIGGFFEKTFAPKGLARIYDALLANLAAEVEK; this is encoded by the coding sequence ATGGCGCAGGTCGAGGCCACGACCGAACGAGTCGTAGCGGCGGACGCGGAAACGGTGTTCGACACCCTGGCCGAGTACAACGGCGCGCGCGAGAAGCTGATGCCGCAGCACTTCAGCGAGTACGAGGTGCGCGAGGGCGGCGACGGCGAGGGCACCCTCGTCCACTGGAAGCTCCAGGCCACCAGCAAGCGTGTCCGCGACTGCCTCCTGGAGGTCACCGAGCCCTCGGACGGCGAGCTCGTCGAGAAGGACCGCAATTCCTCCATGGTCACCGTCTGGCGGGTGACCCCGGCCGGTGAGGGCAGCTCCCGCGTCGTCGTCACCACCACCTGGCAGGGCGCCGGCGGCATCGGCGGCTTCTTCGAGAAGACCTTCGCCCCCAAGGGCCTCGCCCGGATCTACGACGCCCTGCTCGCCAACCTCGCCGCCGAGGTGGAGAAGTAG
- a CDS encoding TetR family transcriptional regulator has product MSQPAKSSRTPAAPDAPESAAGSRAAAQRLKMRRELAAAAMELFSTKGYEATTVDEIAAAAGVARRTFFRHFRSKEEAIFPDHDDTLIRAEAVLNAAPPHEHPLDTVCRGIKEVMKMYAARPEISVARYKLTREVPTLREAEIASVARYERLFTRYLLGHFDEHAHHDAGNDDPLLAEVAASAVVTAHNHVLRRWLRSGGQGDVETQLDHAFAIVRKTFGTGIGAGRTLAPEPAAATTSTHGEVLVTVARTDAPLDEVMRTIEEALRDR; this is encoded by the coding sequence ATGTCCCAGCCCGCCAAGTCCTCACGTACACCAGCTGCGCCCGACGCTCCGGAGAGCGCCGCGGGAAGTCGTGCCGCCGCCCAACGCCTGAAGATGCGCAGGGAACTGGCGGCCGCGGCCATGGAGCTGTTCTCGACCAAGGGGTACGAGGCGACCACCGTCGACGAGATCGCGGCGGCGGCCGGGGTCGCCCGCCGCACCTTCTTCCGCCACTTCCGCTCCAAGGAAGAGGCGATCTTCCCGGACCACGACGACACCCTGATCCGCGCCGAGGCGGTGCTCAACGCGGCGCCCCCGCACGAGCATCCGCTCGACACGGTGTGCCGCGGGATCAAGGAGGTCATGAAGATGTACGCGGCCCGGCCGGAGATCTCGGTCGCCCGCTACAAGCTGACCCGTGAGGTCCCCACCCTCCGGGAGGCGGAGATCGCCTCCGTGGCCCGCTACGAGCGCCTCTTCACCCGCTATCTGCTGGGCCACTTCGACGAGCACGCCCACCACGACGCCGGCAACGACGACCCGCTGCTCGCCGAGGTGGCCGCGTCCGCCGTGGTCACCGCGCACAACCACGTGCTGCGGCGGTGGCTCAGATCCGGCGGACAGGGCGACGTCGAGACCCAGCTCGACCACGCCTTCGCCATCGTCCGCAAGACCTTCGGCACGGGCATCGGCGCGGGCCGCACCCTGGCGCCCGAGCCGGCCGCCGCGACGACGTCCACGCACGGCGAGGTCCTGGTGACCGTCGCCCGCACCGACGCCCCGCTCGACGAGGTCATGCGGACCATCGAAGAGGCGCTCCGCGACCGCTGA
- a CDS encoding 3-hydroxyacyl-CoA dehydrogenase family protein, with product MATPLSDSSLSPLSAQSPFQTIAVVGLGTMGTGIAEVLTRAGREVVGIDISEAAGARAVAALEAATERAVTRGRITERERGDALARFRTFTDLQAAADADLVIEVVPESYEIKQQVFRELDAIVRPEAVLATGTNALSVTRLAAESARPERVLGLHFFNPAPAMKLVEVVSSVLTAPQAVAAVTDLALDLGKEPVAVGDRPGFVADGLLFGYLNQAAAMYEAKYASREDIDAAMRLGCGLPMGPLALLDLIGVDTARTVLEAMYAASHDRLHAPAPILRQLSEAGLTGRKSGRGFYSYEAPGSATVVPDALTPRDGVATVAGRTVRSVGVAGSGTMASGIAEVFAKAGYEVVLAARSEEKAQAAKARIGKSLARSVDKGRMTVEAAAETLDRITPAGSYDAFADVDLALEAVAEDLEVKRQLFATFDKVCKPGAILATTTSSLPVVACARATSRPQDVIGMHFFNPAPAMKLVEVVRTVLTADDVHATVRELCAKVRKHPVDCGDRAGFIVNALLFPYLNNAIKMVQEHYATLDDIDAAMKLGGGYPMGPFELLDVVGLDVSLAIEKVLHREFRDPGLAPAPLLEHLVAAGCLGRKTGRGFREYAKR from the coding sequence ATGGCCACTCCCCTTTCCGACTCGTCGCTGTCCCCCCTGTCCGCGCAATCCCCGTTCCAGACGATCGCTGTGGTCGGTCTCGGCACCATGGGCACCGGTATCGCCGAGGTGCTGACCCGGGCCGGCCGCGAGGTCGTCGGCATCGACATCAGCGAGGCCGCCGGCGCGCGTGCCGTCGCGGCCCTGGAGGCCGCGACCGAGCGCGCCGTGACCCGTGGGCGGATCACCGAGCGGGAGCGCGGTGACGCCCTCGCCCGCTTCCGCACCTTCACCGACCTCCAGGCCGCGGCCGACGCCGACCTGGTGATCGAGGTGGTCCCGGAGTCGTACGAGATCAAGCAGCAGGTCTTCCGTGAACTCGACGCGATCGTGCGGCCGGAGGCCGTGCTCGCCACCGGCACCAACGCCCTGTCGGTGACCCGGCTGGCGGCGGAGTCGGCGCGTCCGGAGCGGGTCCTCGGTCTGCACTTCTTCAACCCGGCGCCCGCCATGAAGCTGGTCGAGGTCGTCTCCTCGGTGCTGACCGCGCCGCAGGCCGTCGCGGCCGTCACGGATCTCGCCCTCGACCTGGGCAAGGAGCCGGTCGCGGTGGGCGACCGGCCCGGTTTCGTCGCCGACGGGCTGCTGTTCGGGTACCTCAACCAGGCCGCCGCGATGTACGAGGCCAAGTACGCCTCCCGCGAGGACATCGACGCGGCCATGCGGCTCGGCTGCGGGCTGCCGATGGGCCCCCTGGCGCTGCTGGACCTCATCGGCGTCGACACCGCGCGCACGGTCCTGGAGGCCATGTACGCGGCCTCGCACGACCGGCTGCACGCACCGGCGCCCATCCTCCGCCAGCTCAGCGAGGCGGGCCTGACCGGCCGCAAGTCGGGGCGCGGCTTCTACTCCTACGAGGCGCCCGGATCCGCCACGGTCGTGCCGGACGCACTGACGCCGCGGGACGGGGTCGCCACGGTCGCCGGGCGCACCGTCCGCTCGGTCGGTGTCGCGGGCTCCGGCACCATGGCGTCCGGGATCGCCGAGGTGTTCGCGAAGGCCGGGTACGAGGTCGTGCTCGCCGCCCGCAGCGAGGAGAAGGCGCAGGCCGCGAAGGCGCGGATCGGCAAGTCGCTGGCCCGCTCCGTCGACAAGGGGCGTATGACGGTCGAGGCCGCCGCCGAGACCCTGGACCGGATCACTCCGGCCGGCTCCTACGACGCCTTCGCCGATGTCGATCTGGCGCTGGAGGCGGTGGCCGAGGACCTGGAGGTCAAGCGGCAGCTGTTCGCGACCTTCGACAAGGTCTGCAAGCCGGGCGCGATCCTCGCCACGACCACCTCCTCGTTGCCGGTCGTCGCCTGCGCCCGCGCCACCTCACGTCCGCAGGACGTGATCGGGATGCACTTCTTCAACCCGGCGCCGGCGATGAAGCTGGTCGAGGTGGTCCGTACGGTGCTGACGGCCGACGACGTGCACGCCACGGTCCGCGAGCTGTGCGCGAAGGTCCGCAAGCACCCGGTGGACTGCGGCGACCGGGCCGGGTTCATCGTGAACGCGCTGCTGTTCCCGTACCTGAACAACGCGATCAAGATGGTGCAGGAGCACTACGCGACGCTGGACGACATCGACGCGGCCATGAAGCTGGGCGGCGGCTACCCGATGGGCCCGTTCGAGCTGTTGGACGTGGTCGGGCTGGATGTCTCGCTGGCCATCGAGAAGGTGCTGCACCGCGAGTTCCGCGACCCGGGACTGGCCCCGGCGCCGCTTCTCGAGCACCTGGTGGCCGCGGGCTGCCTCGGCCGCAAGACGGGCCGCGGCTTCCGCGAATATGCCAAGCGCTGA
- a CDS encoding alpha/beta hydrolase — translation MKKRAAALCGAAAVLAGMVTAVPAGASGALAAAPTAKLAWKKCATGDYPTLQCTTLKVPLNHGEPDGRKITLALSRVPHTAKKYQGPLVVNPGGPGGSGRTLAGFVASSLPKKVAAQYDVIGFDPRGVGASKPALDCRPGHFGPVRPDSLPADAQTERANLKRAKAFADACAKKYADVLPFIDTVSSVKDMDAIRAALGAKKINYFGYSYGTYLGAVYAKLFPHRVRRAVLDSVVDPSGVWYDDNLRQDHAFNDRHRALMAWIAKNDKTYRLGTDPEKIEAKWYAMRAALARRPADGKVGPSELEDTFMPGGYYDGYWPHLAEAFAAYAKKKNDDPLVEAYENFGAVDAAGDNGYSVYTSVQCRDARWPRDWAEWRDDNWTAYEKAPFMTWNNAWYNAPCAFWPTEALDPVDVSNTALPPVLILQATDDAATPYEGGVATHQLLRNSSLVVEQGGGNHGISLSGNTCLDKHLAAYLTDGRVPRGTGEVDAVCAKLPDPKPLSKRAASASSRGSTLHGLLGFRG, via the coding sequence ATGAAGAAACGCGCAGCCGCTCTGTGCGGTGCCGCCGCCGTGCTGGCCGGAATGGTCACGGCGGTCCCGGCCGGCGCGAGTGGCGCCCTCGCCGCCGCTCCGACGGCGAAGCTCGCCTGGAAGAAGTGCGCCACAGGCGACTATCCGACGCTCCAGTGCACCACCCTGAAAGTGCCGTTGAACCACGGCGAGCCGGACGGCAGGAAGATCACGCTCGCCCTGTCCCGCGTCCCGCACACCGCGAAGAAGTACCAGGGTCCCCTGGTGGTCAATCCGGGCGGCCCCGGCGGCAGCGGCCGCACCCTGGCCGGATTCGTCGCGTCCTCGCTGCCGAAGAAGGTGGCGGCGCAGTACGACGTCATCGGCTTCGACCCCCGCGGCGTCGGCGCCAGCAAGCCCGCACTCGACTGCCGACCCGGACATTTCGGGCCGGTGCGCCCCGACTCCCTGCCGGCCGACGCGCAGACCGAGCGGGCCAACCTCAAGCGCGCCAAGGCCTTCGCCGACGCCTGCGCGAAGAAGTACGCGGACGTGCTGCCGTTCATCGACACGGTCAGCTCGGTCAAGGACATGGACGCCATCCGCGCGGCCCTCGGCGCCAAGAAGATCAACTACTTCGGGTACTCGTACGGCACCTATCTGGGCGCCGTCTACGCCAAGCTGTTCCCACACCGGGTGCGGCGCGCGGTGCTGGACTCCGTCGTCGACCCGTCGGGCGTCTGGTACGACGACAACCTCCGCCAGGACCACGCGTTCAACGACCGCCACCGGGCACTGATGGCGTGGATCGCCAAGAACGACAAGACGTACCGGCTCGGAACCGACCCGGAGAAGATCGAGGCCAAGTGGTACGCCATGCGGGCGGCGCTGGCCCGCAGACCCGCGGACGGCAAGGTGGGCCCCTCCGAGCTGGAGGACACCTTCATGCCCGGCGGCTACTACGACGGCTACTGGCCCCATCTCGCCGAGGCGTTCGCCGCCTACGCGAAGAAGAAGAACGACGACCCTCTGGTCGAGGCCTACGAGAACTTCGGCGCCGTGGACGCGGCCGGTGACAACGGCTACAGCGTCTACACCTCGGTGCAGTGCCGCGACGCACGCTGGCCGCGCGACTGGGCCGAGTGGCGCGACGACAACTGGACGGCGTACGAGAAGGCGCCCTTCATGACCTGGAACAACGCCTGGTACAACGCGCCCTGCGCGTTCTGGCCGACCGAGGCCCTGGATCCGGTGGACGTCTCCAACACCGCGCTGCCGCCCGTCCTGATCCTCCAGGCGACGGACGACGCAGCGACCCCGTACGAGGGCGGGGTCGCCACGCACCAGCTGCTGCGGAACTCCAGCCTGGTGGTCGAGCAGGGCGGCGGGAACCACGGCATCTCGCTGAGCGGCAACACCTGTCTGGACAAGCACCTGGCGGCGTACCTGACCGACGGCAGGGTGCCGCGCGGCACGGGCGAGGTCGACGCCGTCTGTGCGAAGCTCCCCGACCCCAAGCCCCTGAGCAAGCGGGCCGCGTCCGCCTCGTCCCGGGGCTCGACGCTGCACGGCCTGCTGGGCTTCCGCGGCTGA